The DNA region CCGACGCGGTGGTCGCCGAGGAACGGGCCCGGCTGGCCAGTGATATCGCAGGCGTGGTCGGCGACTCGGTCGGATCGATGGTGTCCGACGCGGAACTGGCGGTGCGCGAACTCGATCCGGTCGTGATCGAGCGGATCCGGCTGCGCGGCACCACAGCGGTCACCGAGTTGCGGCGGATGCTGGGGCTGCTGCGGCAATCCCACGAACCGGTGACACCCGACGCCTCAGAACCCCGGTGGCGGCCCTGGGCGTCGTACGCGCTGCCTGCTGCACTGCTGCTCACTGCTGGCGCAATCGTTCTTGTCACCTGGTTGCTTCCGGCCCCGGTCTCACTGCTGACCGCCCCGGTGATCGTGCTGTTGTCCTGGTTGACCGGAGCCGACGGTCGGCGAGTGGCTTGGCTCAGCTGGCTCGTGCTGGCTGTGACCAGCGTTTTGGTCACGTTGCTCGTCGAGCCTGACAACGCGGCGATGCAGGTCGTGATGATCGTGCTGCCCGCGTGGGCAGGACATGCCTGGAGCGAGAGCGATCGAGCCCAGCGCTCCGCGCAGCAGGCGACGACGCAGGCACAGTCCGAGCTCGACCGAGCGGTGGCGGAGGCGGTTGGGCAGGAACGTTTGCGGGTGGCCAGAGATCTGCACGATGTCACCAGTCATGCGCTTGGGGTGATGGTGCTCCAGTCCGGTGCAGCCAACGCCCAGCGGGTGACCGATCCAGCTCGGGCCCGAGCAAGTCTGGCTGTGGTCGCCGATGCCGGCAGGAGGGCGCTCGCTGACCTGGACCGGCTGATCGGGCTGATCGACGCCGGTGTGCTCGGCGCCGTCGCCGTCGATGAGCCAGTCGAGCTGCCCGAGCGGCTCACGGCGTTGGCGGACCGGATTCGGCAGACCGGGGCGCGGATCGCGCTCACGGTGCAGCGGTCGCCGAACGATCCCGAGACGGTGCAGGTCGTCTACCGGGTCGTGCAGGAGGCACTGACCAACGCGGTCCGGTATGCGCCTGGTAGTGCCGTTGCCGTGCTGGTCGAGGGCACCGACACCGGATGTCGGATCAGTGTGGTCGATGACGGCGGACACCTTGCCGACCAGGTCGCGGTGCCGACGGAACGGCACGGGACCGGCTTCGGGCTAGTCGGTGCGGCGGAGCGGGTTGGCGCGCTGGGCGGTGAGTTCACCGCCGGTCCGGAGCCGCTCGGCGGTTGGGCCGTCCGTGCCTGGATCCCGGCGCGTGTCGGGGCCGGCCAGGCTCAGGCCGGAGCAGCGTCGTGATCGGCGTGGTGCTGGCCGACGACCAGGCTTTGATCCGGGGAGGTCTGCGGGCGATCCTCGACGCTGAGCCCGATATCGACGTCCTGGCCGAGGCGGCCAACGGCCGGGAGGCAGCGCGCGCCGCCCGGGAGCAGTGCGCCGATGTCGTCCTGATGGACATCGAGATGCCCGACGTGAACGGCATCGACGGGATCCGGTTGACCGCGGCTGCCCGGCCGGAGGCGAAGGTGCTGGTGCTGACCACCTTCGACCTGGATGAGTACGTCTTCGCCGCGCTCAAGGCCGGTGCCAGCGGCTTCCTGCTCAAGACGACTCCGCCCGCCGAGCTGGCGCAGGCGATCCGGGTCTGTCACGACGGACAGATGCTGTTCGCCCCCGAGGTGACCCGGCGGCTGGTCGACAGCTACGTCCGCCGTCGCCCGACCGCCACCGGCGTGCCCGAACCGCTGCAATGCCTGACCGCCCGCGAACTGGACGTCTTCCTGGCCCTGGCGAAGGGTCTGTCCAACGCCGAGATCGGCGCGCGGCTGTATCTGGGCGAGGCCACCGTCAAGACCCATGTCACTCGGATCCTGGCCAAGCTCGGTCTCCGCGATCGGGTGCAGGCGGTCGTCCTGGCGTACGAATGCGGTGCGGTCGCTCCCAGCTGATCACGGTGTGAGTCATGGCGGCAGGTGAAGCAGCCGATACCCGCCATTCGATGGTGGAGTGCGGCCGGCACGGCATCGAGTGGCGACTTTCGGTTGCTTCGATGCGGCTTCTGCACGCACGAGTCCGACGCCGACAGTGCTCCCAGTCTCGACTCGACACAGCTATCACCCGCGGATCTGGGTCAGAGCAAAGACTCCCGATGCCACGTGCTGCGGGCCATCTGGCGAATCCTTCCACCGTTGTGGTCGACGCTCTCCCGGTAGGTGTAGCGCACCAGGAGCATCGCGCTCAGCTCGACCGCGACCGGATCCATCCGGCGATGCTGCCGGACCCAGTCGATCAGCGCTGCGGGATCGGCGATATCGCCGGCGAAGTGCAGCAGGCTTGCATGGACAAGATCGCGCTGCCAGTCACCCTCACACCAGCCGTCTGCGCCGAGTTCGACGCGAAGTCGGCGCAGTAGCTCCCAGCACCTTTCATCGGTGGGCTCGAGCTGCGCCAGCACTCCACCGCCGGTCAAGGTGATCCCTGTCAGTTCCAACGGCACCGGCCCGATAGCCGTCGCCGTTCGCGCCATCGCTGACGCATAGCGGGATGCCGCCGGGTCATCCGACCTGGCGTCCGGCCGGAACCGGTCCAAGGCACGAAGCGTCATATGGGCCGAGCCGGCCCGCCCGGTCTGGAAGTGATCGTCGCCGGCAATGTCAGCTGCTTGCCGAGTGAGCCCGTCCAGGATCGACTCGACGTCCGCCGGGAGCAGAGCGACGATGCTGACCGGCCATCGCGACCCGGAGGTGGGTGGCGTCTCTCGGTTGTGCGCACCCGACAGGACAGTCGGTACGGCAGCAGCGAAGAGGCCGTCGAACCTACTTCCGTACGTGGACATGGCTGCTGAGCGTAGTTCGGCCGGCTCGGCCGACGCCGAACACTCCGGGGAGCCGGCGGTCGGGGCGGCTGGCGCCCAGGGGCCACAGACGACCGCGACTCCCGCGTGAAGCGCGTACGGCTGGCGCCCAGGGGCCACAGACGACCGTTGCGTTGTTGCTGGGGACGCGATGTCAGAGCAGGCGCGATACTCGACCCATGGCGAGGGAGGTGAGGATGTTGGGTGGCATCTCCGCAGGCAAGACTGGCAGCACATGGCAGGTAGACGATGTCCGGCCTGGTTGTGAGCTGCCACGGCTCGGCCGACGCCGAACAGCTCTGGGAATCCGCTGGTACGTATGGGCTTGAGTAGGCTGACCCGAGCACCTCTCGGTGCCGACGACTTGTGACGACGATCGAGGAACGACCGTGTTCGACACTCTGCAGGACCGCCTGGCCGCAACGTTCAAGAACCTCCGCGGCAAAGGCCGCATCACCGAGGCCGATATCGACGAGACGGCTCGGGAGATTCGGCGCGCCCTGCTCGAGGCTGACGTCAACCTGGCGGTGGTCAAGGAGTTCGTGGCCGCGGTCAAGGAGCGGGCACGCTCCACGGAGCTGCACGCCGCGCTGAATCCGGCGCAGCAGATCGTCAAGATCGTCAACGACGAGCTGGTCAGCATCCTGGGTGGCGAGACCCGGACCGTCAGATTCGCCAAGCGGCCGCCGACGGTGATCATGCTCGCCGGTCTGCAAGGTGCAGGCAAGACGACCCTGGCCGGCAAGCTCGCTCTCTGGCTGAAGGGTCAGGGGCACTCACCGCTGCTGGTCGCAGCCGACCTGCAGCGACCCAATGCCGTCAACCAGTTGCAGATCGTGGGTCAGCGGGCCGGCGTCCACGTCTTTGCTCCAGAGCCGGGCAACGGGGTCGGGAACCCGATCGAGGTGGCCAAGAACTCCATTGCCGAGGCCGAACGCCGGCTCTACGACGTGGTCATCGTCGACACCGCCGGCCGGCTCGGCATCGACGCGGAGCTGATGCAGCAGGCCGCGGACATCCGCGATGCGGTACGCCCGGACGAGGTGCTGTTCGTGGTCGACGCCATGATCGGCCAGGACGCCGTCAACACCGCGAACGCGTTCGCCGAGGGCGTCGGCTTCGACGGCGTGGTGCTGACCAAGCTCGACGGCGACGCCCGCGGCGGCGCGGCACTCTCGATCGCGAGGGTGACCGGCAAGCCGATCATGTTCGCCTCCAGCGGCGAGGGCCAGAAGGACTTCGACGTCTTCCATCCCGACCGGATGGCCAGCCGGATCCTCGGCATGGGCGACATGCTCACCTTGATCGAGCAGGCGGAAAAGACCTTCGATGCCGAGCAGTCGGCCAAGGCCGCCGCCAAGCTCGCCGGTCAAGGGGGCGAGTTCGGACTCGCCGACTTCCTGCAGCAGATGCAGATGGTGCGCAAGATGGGGCCGCTGTCCAAGGTGTTCGGCATGCTGCCCGGAATGGGACAGCTCAAGGACCAGATCGCCAACATCGATGAGAAGGAGATCGACCGGATCGAGGCGATCATCCACTCGATGACGCCGACCGAGCGGGACAATCCCAAGATCATCGACGGCTCGCGCCGGGCGCGCATCGCCAAGGGCTCCGGCACCCAGGTGAGCGAGGTCAACAACCTCGTCGACCGGTTCTTCGAGGCACGCAAGGCGATGACCGCGCTGGCCAGCGGCAAGATGCCAGGCATCCCGGGAATGCCCGGCATGGCGGGCCGTGGCGGCCCGAAGCGGCAGCAGCCCAAGGCCAAGAAGAAGAATGCCCGAGGCGTCTCGGGTAATCCGGCCAAGCGGAACGCGCCCAAGCAGGTGCCGGCCGCCGCCGATCCAGGCGCGGCGTTCGGCATGCCGCAGAATATGGATCCGGCCGAGCTGCAGAAGGCGCTCAGCGACTTCCAGCTGCCGCCGGAGCTGACCAAGCGTCTCGGCAAGTAGTTGGCGAGCCGTGCTCGGGGCTGACCGACTGCACCTCCGGGGGGTGGTGCTCCCGGACGGGGACCACCGGGACGTCTGGGTGGCCGATGGCGTGGTGCGGCTCGAACCGGTCCGCGATGCCGTCAACCTCGGCGGAGCATTCATGCTGCCCGGGCTGGTCGATGCCCACTGCCACATCGGTCTGGAGTCCCAGGGCGCGGTCCCGTACGAGGTCGCTGAACAGCATGCGCTGGCCGAGCGACGGGCCGGCGCGTTGTTGCTGCGCGATGCCGGCAGCCCGGCGGACGCCCGCTGGATCGACGATCGCGAGGACCTGCCCCGGCTGATCCGCGCCGGCCGGCACATCGCGCGGCCGAAGCGCTATCTGCGCAACTACGGTGTCGAGATCGAGCCGGAGGAACTGGTTGCCGAGGTCGAGCGTCAGGTACGCCGCGGCGACGGCTGGGTGAAGCTGGTGGGGGACTGGATCGACCGCGAGGTGGGCGATCTGGCCCCGCTCTGGCCGTTCGAGACCGCCCGCGCAGCCATCGCCAGGGCCCATGAGCTCGGTGCCCGGGTGACAGCCCACGTCTTCGGTGAGCAGGCTGTCGCGGAGCTGGTGGCGGCCGGGATCGACGGTATCGAGCACGGGACCGGCATCACCCCCGAGGTCATCTCGATGATGGCCGAGCGTCAGGTGGCGCTGGTGCCGACCATGCTTCAAGTGGACAATTTCGAGCGCTATGCACAGCAGGGCGAGGCGCGGTTTCCGCGCTATGCGGCGCATATGCGGGCGCTCTATGCGCGCCGGTCGGAGACCTTGGGTGCCGCGCATGACGCCGGCGTGCCGATCTATGCCGGCACCGATGCCGGCGGCTATCTCCCGCACGGTCTGGTCGCGCAGGAGATGGCGGCGTTGTCGACGATCCTCGGCAACCAGGGTGCCCTGGCCGCCGGATCGTGGGCGGCGCGGCGTTGGCTCGGGCATCCGGACATGCTGACCGACGGCGCGCCCGCCGACTTCGTGGTGTTCGATGCAGATCCCCGACTCGATCTGCGCGTTCTCCAGGCCCCGAAGTACGTCGTCCTTCGTGGCCGGGTCATGGAGGCGGATGCGTCAAACTCACCCCGATCTGGCCCAGAACCCGGCGATATGCGGTGAGGCACCCACAGGTGAGGCGAGTTTTCCGCACTCTAGCGATAGTCGTGGCCGCTGTCGGCCTGATGCCGATCGTGCCGGCCTACGCAGACACCCCGGCTGACGACACGACACCGGTGACCGAGACCGTGCTGAAGGTCCGCGGCACGCCGGAGTCGGACGGGAATCCGGTCACGCTGGATGCCTCGCTGTTCACCACCAAGCCGGGAGTGCCGCAGCCGGCCATCCTCTTGGCCCATGGGTTCGGCGGCACCAAGGCCGACAGTGCTCCGATCGCGCAGCAGTTGGCCCGGCGGGGCTACACCGTCCTCACCTACACCGCACGAGGGTTCGGCGACTCCGGCGGTCTGATCCACCTCGGCAACCCGACCTACGAGGGCCGTGATGCAGTCCGCATGATCGATGCCGCTGCCACCCAACCCGAGGTCGCCAAGGAGGGCGACGATCCGGTGATCGGCGTCGCCGGGGCCTCGTACGGTGGCGCGGCAGCACTGCTCGCGGCCGGCCTGGATCAGCGAGTCGACGCGATCGTGCCGGCCTTCACCTGGCACTCGCTGACCCAGGCGCTGGTGCCCCAGTATGCGGTCAGCGCCTCGCAGGTCTCGCTCGCCGCCATCGACCCGGCCGATGACGTGGGGGTCTTCAAGCAGCGCTGGGCCGGAGTGTTCTTCCTCAGCGGCCTGGCGGACGGAGCGCCATCGCAGAACGGTGGCGGACGTTCCCCGCTGTGTGGCCGATTCGCCAACGACCTGTGCCAGGAGTATCTCCAGACCGCGCTCACCGGCACCCCGTCGCCAGGACTGGTCAACGTGCTGGACCGCTCCTCCATGAGCCGAGTGCTGTCCCGGATCACCGCGCCGACCCTGATCGTCCAGGGCGAGTCGGACACCCTCTTCACCCTTGACCAAGCCGACGCCAACTTCCGCGGGCTGCCGACCTCGACCCCGGCGGCGATGACCTGGGTGGCCGGTGGTCACGACGGCGGGATCGACCTCGATGCCTTGTTGCCGCAGCTGGAGGGTTGGTTCGACCGCTACCTGAAGCATGACGAGTCGGGGAACGCCGCGCCCACCTTCAGTGCAGTGGTCCCGGCCACGGCTCTGCTCGGCAATGACCAGGGTCGCCGGGAGCCGACCAGCATCACGGCCGCGGACTATCCCGGACGGGACGGCGGCACGCTGGCCCGGCTGGCTGTGCCGTTGACCGGTGGGACCCAAGATGTGGTGTCGCCGCCGGGCGGCGTACCCACGGCAATGACCACGCTGCCTGGCGGTGGCTCGGCGGCGGCCGGTGCCGCGGCAGCCGGGGCGGCGTATCCGCTGGCCGTGCTGCCCGGACAGACGGCCGTCTTCACCAGCGACGTGCTGACCGAGCCCTTGACACTGCTCGGCAGCGGTCGGGTCCGCCTGGAGGTGACCTCCACCACGACCAGCGCCACCGTCTTCGTCGGCCTGTGGGATCTCGGTCCCGATGTGGCACCGGCTACGCCTGAGCCGGGGTCCGGCTCGGGCCAGCCCACTCCGGAGAACAGCGCCGAAGCCAGCCAGCCGACCAGCCTGGTGCCACAGACGGCCGTCCTGCCGCAGTCGGTGGTGGCACCGGTTCAGCTGCACGCGCTCACACCTGATCAGCCCACCACCGTCGAGGTGGCACTGCCGGCCGTGGCCCACCAGGTGCCGATCGGGCATCGGCTGCGCGTGGTCGTCTCCAGCACCGACGCCGCGTACGCCAACCGGAAGGACGGGACGGTCTATCAGATCGGACTGGCGGGTACGCCGCAGCTGACGGTGCCACAGCTGCCGACCGTCCAAGTTGTGTCGCAGGGCCTGGACGTGCCGCTGCCGCTGGTGCTGGTCGTCTCCGGTCTGGTCGTCGCTGCGATCCTCGGTGCGGTCCTGCTCCGCCGACGGGAGCGGTCAGGTGTCGTACGGGAAGAGCTGCGAGCGACGCCGCTGGTGGTGGAGAACCTGGCCAAGACCTATGGCGGTGGCGTCCGGGCCGTGGACGGCGTCTCGTTCCGGGCCGAATCGGGCCAGGTCGTGGGACTCCTCGGACCCAACGGCGCAGGGAAGACGACGGTGCTGCGGATGCTGGTCGGACTCATCCGCCCCGACTCCGGCATGGTCTTCGTGCACGGCGAGTCGGTCAGCGAAGGGTCCGAGGTGCTGCGTGAGGTCGGGGCCTTCATCGAGGGTCCGGGGTTCCTCCCACATCTGACCGGACGGCAGAACCTGGACGCCTATTGGGAGGTCACCGGTCGCCCGCTGGACGAAGCGCAACTGGAGTCCGCCCTGGCAGTGGCCGGGCTCGGCGAGGCGATCGACCGTCGGGTACGCGGCTACAGCCAGGGCATGCGACAGCGGCTGGGAATCGCTCAGGCCATGTTGGGCAAGCCGCCGCTGCTGCTGCTCGACGAGCCGGCCAACGGGCTGGATCCGCCTCAGATCAATGCCATGCGGACGGTGCTGCATGACTATGCGGCAACCGGCCGGACGGTGGTCGTCTCCAGTCACCTGCTCAGCGAGGTCGAGCAGACCTGCACCCATGTCGTGATGATGTCGGGCGGCAAGGTGGTGCTGACCGGCTCCGTGGTCGAGCTGACCCAGGATCACACGGTCTCGCTGGAGCACGTGTTCCTGGACATGCTGGCGGGGGCAGACCGATGAGCCGGCCATTGCCGCTGCGGGCCG from Microlunatus phosphovorus NM-1 includes:
- a CDS encoding histidine kinase, with the translated sequence MTLRPTREEVVLALAGPGWVMVWLWPQPLAAALVAAGCGLGLVMSRRRPELAAALVLCADVLAVVLGVSTENPGTLFPVAVVVYGLGRWAGRWAAVLGLLGFLVPVAWVDPPSIPPTLVFGVVLYGCFWGFGRMVAAKSARAEAARQRAARVGDQDPRAIADAVVAEERARLASDIAGVVGDSVGSMVSDAELAVRELDPVVIERIRLRGTTAVTELRRMLGLLRQSHEPVTPDASEPRWRPWASYALPAALLLTAGAIVLVTWLLPAPVSLLTAPVIVLLSWLTGADGRRVAWLSWLVLAVTSVLVTLLVEPDNAAMQVVMIVLPAWAGHAWSESDRAQRSAQQATTQAQSELDRAVAEAVGQERLRVARDLHDVTSHALGVMVLQSGAANAQRVTDPARARASLAVVADAGRRALADLDRLIGLIDAGVLGAVAVDEPVELPERLTALADRIRQTGARIALTVQRSPNDPETVQVVYRVVQEALTNAVRYAPGSAVAVLVEGTDTGCRISVVDDGGHLADQVAVPTERHGTGFGLVGAAERVGALGGEFTAGPEPLGGWAVRAWIPARVGAGQAQAGAAS
- a CDS encoding response regulator, with protein sequence MIGVVLADDQALIRGGLRAILDAEPDIDVLAEAANGREAARAAREQCADVVLMDIEMPDVNGIDGIRLTAAARPEAKVLVLTTFDLDEYVFAALKAGASGFLLKTTPPAELAQAIRVCHDGQMLFAPEVTRRLVDSYVRRRPTATGVPEPLQCLTARELDVFLALAKGLSNAEIGARLYLGEATVKTHVTRILAKLGLRDRVQAVVLAYECGAVAPS
- the ffh gene encoding signal recognition particle protein produces the protein MFDTLQDRLAATFKNLRGKGRITEADIDETAREIRRALLEADVNLAVVKEFVAAVKERARSTELHAALNPAQQIVKIVNDELVSILGGETRTVRFAKRPPTVIMLAGLQGAGKTTLAGKLALWLKGQGHSPLLVAADLQRPNAVNQLQIVGQRAGVHVFAPEPGNGVGNPIEVAKNSIAEAERRLYDVVIVDTAGRLGIDAELMQQAADIRDAVRPDEVLFVVDAMIGQDAVNTANAFAEGVGFDGVVLTKLDGDARGGAALSIARVTGKPIMFASSGEGQKDFDVFHPDRMASRILGMGDMLTLIEQAEKTFDAEQSAKAAAKLAGQGGEFGLADFLQQMQMVRKMGPLSKVFGMLPGMGQLKDQIANIDEKEIDRIEAIIHSMTPTERDNPKIIDGSRRARIAKGSGTQVSEVNNLVDRFFEARKAMTALASGKMPGIPGMPGMAGRGGPKRQQPKAKKKNARGVSGNPAKRNAPKQVPAAADPGAAFGMPQNMDPAELQKALSDFQLPPELTKRLGK
- a CDS encoding amidohydrolase family protein codes for the protein MLGADRLHLRGVVLPDGDHRDVWVADGVVRLEPVRDAVNLGGAFMLPGLVDAHCHIGLESQGAVPYEVAEQHALAERRAGALLLRDAGSPADARWIDDREDLPRLIRAGRHIARPKRYLRNYGVEIEPEELVAEVERQVRRGDGWVKLVGDWIDREVGDLAPLWPFETARAAIARAHELGARVTAHVFGEQAVAELVAAGIDGIEHGTGITPEVISMMAERQVALVPTMLQVDNFERYAQQGEARFPRYAAHMRALYARRSETLGAAHDAGVPIYAGTDAGGYLPHGLVAQEMAALSTILGNQGALAAGSWAARRWLGHPDMLTDGAPADFVVFDADPRLDLRVLQAPKYVVLRGRVMEADASNSPRSGPEPGDMR
- a CDS encoding alpha/beta fold hydrolase, coding for MAAVGLMPIVPAYADTPADDTTPVTETVLKVRGTPESDGNPVTLDASLFTTKPGVPQPAILLAHGFGGTKADSAPIAQQLARRGYTVLTYTARGFGDSGGLIHLGNPTYEGRDAVRMIDAAATQPEVAKEGDDPVIGVAGASYGGAAALLAAGLDQRVDAIVPAFTWHSLTQALVPQYAVSASQVSLAAIDPADDVGVFKQRWAGVFFLSGLADGAPSQNGGGRSPLCGRFANDLCQEYLQTALTGTPSPGLVNVLDRSSMSRVLSRITAPTLIVQGESDTLFTLDQADANFRGLPTSTPAAMTWVAGGHDGGIDLDALLPQLEGWFDRYLKHDESGNAAPTFSAVVPATALLGNDQGRREPTSITAADYPGRDGGTLARLAVPLTGGTQDVVSPPGGVPTAMTTLPGGGSAAAGAAAAGAAYPLAVLPGQTAVFTSDVLTEPLTLLGSGRVRLEVTSTTTSATVFVGLWDLGPDVAPATPEPGSGSGQPTPENSAEASQPTSLVPQTAVLPQSVVAPVQLHALTPDQPTTVEVALPAVAHQVPIGHRLRVVVSSTDAAYANRKDGTVYQIGLAGTPQLTVPQLPTVQVVSQGLDVPLPLVLVVSGLVVAAILGAVLLRRRERSGVVREELRATPLVVENLAKTYGGGVRAVDGVSFRAESGQVVGLLGPNGAGKTTVLRMLVGLIRPDSGMVFVHGESVSEGSEVLREVGAFIEGPGFLPHLTGRQNLDAYWEVTGRPLDEAQLESALAVAGLGEAIDRRVRGYSQGMRQRLGIAQAMLGKPPLLLLDEPANGLDPPQINAMRTVLHDYAATGRTVVVSSHLLSEVEQTCTHVVMMSGGKVVLTGSVVELTQDHTVSLEHVFLDMLAGADR